A window from Streptomyces sp. NBC_00299 encodes these proteins:
- a CDS encoding cation diffusion facilitator family transporter, with amino-acid sequence MGAGHDHGHAHTHAPTTGTAAAAYRGRLRVALSITLGVMVVQIVGGVAADSLALIADAAHMATDAVGLAMALLAIHFANRPPSEKRTFGLARAEILAALANCLLLLGVGGYVLYEAIERFLTPADTNGGLMIVFGAIGLVANMISLTLLMKGQKESLNVRGAFLEVAADALGSLAVLISAAVILTTGWQAADPIASLVIGLMIVPRTLKLLRETLDVLLESAPKDVDMAEVRAHILALDGVEDIHDLHAWTITSGMPVLSAHVVVRSDVLNAIGHEKMLHELQGCLGDHFDVEHCTFQLEPIGHAEHEARLCH; translated from the coding sequence ATGGGGGCTGGGCACGATCACGGGCACGCGCATACGCACGCGCCGACGACCGGCACGGCGGCGGCCGCGTACCGCGGACGACTGCGCGTCGCGCTGTCGATCACCCTCGGCGTCATGGTGGTCCAGATCGTCGGCGGTGTGGCCGCCGACTCGCTCGCCCTGATCGCGGACGCGGCCCACATGGCGACGGACGCGGTGGGTCTGGCCATGGCCCTGCTCGCCATCCACTTCGCGAACCGCCCGCCGAGCGAGAAACGCACCTTCGGTCTCGCCCGCGCGGAGATCCTCGCGGCCCTGGCCAATTGTCTGCTCCTGCTGGGCGTCGGCGGCTACGTCCTGTACGAGGCGATCGAACGGTTCCTGACGCCGGCGGACACCAACGGCGGCCTGATGATCGTGTTCGGCGCGATCGGCCTGGTCGCGAACATGATCTCGCTCACGCTGCTGATGAAGGGCCAGAAGGAGAGCCTGAACGTGCGCGGCGCGTTCCTCGAAGTGGCCGCGGACGCGCTGGGCTCACTCGCGGTGCTGATCTCCGCGGCCGTGATCCTCACCACCGGCTGGCAGGCCGCCGACCCGATCGCCTCGCTCGTCATCGGCCTGATGATCGTGCCGCGCACCTTGAAGCTGCTGCGCGAGACCCTCGACGTCCTGCTGGAGTCGGCCCCCAAGGACGTCGACATGGCGGAGGTGCGGGCCCACATACTCGCCCTGGACGGCGTCGAGGACATCCACGATCTGCACGCCTGGACGATCACGTCCGGCATGCCGGTGCTGTCGGCGCATGTGGTGGTGCGCTCGGACGTACTGAACGCGATCGGCCACGAGAAGATGCTGCACGAGCTCCAGGGCTGCCTCGGCGACCACTTCGACGTGGAGCACTGCACCTTCCAGCTGGAGCCCATCGGGCACGCGGAGCACGAGGCCCGGCTCTGTCACTGA
- a CDS encoding LPFR motif small protein: MFRAIADVLRQIGGAIATVVTLPFRALARLFGGASSSTRSRRV, translated from the coding sequence GTGTTCCGTGCAATCGCAGACGTACTGCGCCAGATCGGTGGCGCCATCGCGACCGTCGTCACGCTGCCGTTCCGCGCTCTCGCTCGGCTCTTCGGCGGAGCTTCCAGCAGCACGCGCAGCCGCAGGGTCTGA
- the idi gene encoding isopentenyl-diphosphate Delta-isomerase has product MPITPATATHSPSNGAADAILLELVDENGVTIGTAEKLAAHQPPGQLHRAFSVFLFDEQGRLLLQQRALGKYHSPGVWSNTCCGHPYPGEAPFAAAARRTHEELGVSPSLLAEAGTVRYNHPDPDSGLVEQEYNHLFVGLVQSPLRPDPEEVGETAFVTPAELAERHAKDTFSSWFMTVLDAARPAVKELTGPSAGW; this is encoded by the coding sequence ATGCCGATCACACCTGCCACCGCGACGCACAGTCCGTCGAACGGCGCCGCAGACGCGATTTTGCTGGAACTGGTCGACGAGAACGGTGTGACGATCGGCACCGCCGAGAAGCTCGCCGCCCATCAGCCTCCCGGGCAGTTGCACCGCGCCTTCTCCGTGTTCCTCTTCGACGAGCAGGGCCGGCTGCTGCTGCAGCAGCGGGCACTCGGCAAGTACCACTCCCCCGGCGTCTGGTCCAACACCTGCTGCGGCCACCCCTACCCCGGCGAGGCGCCCTTCGCCGCCGCGGCGCGGCGCACCCACGAGGAACTCGGCGTCTCCCCGTCGCTGCTCGCCGAGGCGGGCACGGTCCGCTACAACCACCCGGACCCGGACTCGGGCCTGGTGGAGCAGGAGTACAACCACCTCTTCGTCGGACTCGTGCAGTCGCCGCTGCGGCCGGACCCGGAGGAGGTCGGCGAGACGGCCTTCGTGACGCCGGCCGAGCTGGCCGAGCGCCACGCGAAGGACACCTTCTCGTCCTGGTTCATGACCGTGCTCGACGCGGCCCGCCCCGCGGTCAAGGAGCTGACGGGCCCGTCGGCCGGTTGGTGA
- a CDS encoding GlxA family transcriptional regulator codes for MAQRTVLFVLFDGVQSLDVTGPLEVFAGAEKHRAGTYRIRTASLDGAPVRTSSHLTVVPDESLTDVSEPHTLLVPGGEGTRGPQPALTDWLREHGPRAERLVSVCTGAILLAAAGLLDGRRATTHWAYCDKLARDHPAVEVDPDPIYVRDGRVATSAGVTSGIDLALALVEEDLGRDVALGIARHLVVFLRRPGNQAQFSAQLAAQTAQREPLREVQRWITEHPDADLTVETLAARASLSARHFARAFQSETGMTPGRYVDRVRLEHARRLLEDTSDGIEEISRASGYGTPEAMRRAFVKTLGAAPIEYRRRFRPVPAG; via the coding sequence ATGGCGCAGCGAACCGTTCTCTTCGTCCTCTTCGACGGCGTACAGAGTCTCGACGTGACCGGCCCGCTGGAGGTCTTCGCGGGAGCCGAGAAGCACCGCGCGGGCACCTATCGCATCCGCACGGCCTCCCTGGACGGCGCCCCCGTCCGCACGTCCAGCCACCTGACCGTCGTACCGGACGAGTCCCTCACCGACGTCTCCGAGCCGCACACACTCCTCGTCCCGGGCGGTGAGGGCACGCGCGGTCCCCAGCCCGCGCTGACCGACTGGCTGCGCGAGCACGGACCCCGCGCCGAGCGCCTGGTGTCCGTCTGCACCGGCGCGATCCTGCTCGCCGCGGCCGGTCTGCTGGACGGCCGCCGCGCCACGACCCACTGGGCGTACTGCGACAAGCTCGCCCGTGACCACCCGGCCGTGGAGGTGGACCCGGACCCCATCTACGTACGGGACGGACGCGTCGCCACCTCCGCGGGTGTCACCTCCGGCATCGACCTCGCGCTGGCCCTGGTCGAGGAGGACCTGGGCCGGGACGTGGCCCTCGGAATCGCCCGCCACCTGGTGGTCTTCCTGCGCCGGCCCGGAAACCAGGCCCAGTTCAGCGCCCAGCTCGCCGCCCAGACCGCCCAGCGCGAGCCCCTCCGGGAGGTCCAGCGCTGGATCACCGAGCACCCCGACGCCGACCTGACCGTCGAGACGCTCGCCGCCCGCGCCAGCCTCTCCGCGCGCCATTTCGCCCGCGCCTTCCAGTCCGAGACCGGCATGACCCCCGGCCGCTATGTGGACCGGGTCCGGCTCGAACACGCCCGGCGCCTCCTGGAGGACACGAGCGACGGCATCGAGGAGATCTCCCGGGCCAGTGGCTACGGCACGCCCGAGGCCATGCGGCGCGCCTTCGTCAAGACGCTCGGGGCGGCCCCGATCGAGTACCGCCGCCGGTTCCGCCCGGTGCCCGCCGGCTGA
- a CDS encoding DJ-1/PfpI family protein: protein MQIAMVLYDRFTALDIVGPYEALSRLPDVRVDFVAESAGPVRADTGFLALTADKALADVPHPDVVVVPGGPGTFAEVENEALLEWLRTADATSTWTTSVCSGSLLLGAAGLLEGRRATSHWLTLDFLPQYGAEPTGERVVPDGKYITAAGVSSGIDMGLTLIGKIAGDEHAQAVQLLTEYDPQPPYDAGSPQKAPAHLVEEFRTNSRFSLV, encoded by the coding sequence ATGCAGATCGCGATGGTCCTGTACGACCGCTTCACCGCCCTCGACATCGTCGGACCGTACGAGGCGTTGAGCCGCCTCCCGGACGTCCGGGTCGACTTCGTCGCCGAGTCCGCGGGACCGGTGCGTGCCGACACGGGGTTCCTCGCCCTCACCGCCGACAAGGCCCTGGCCGACGTACCGCACCCCGATGTCGTCGTCGTACCGGGCGGACCCGGGACGTTCGCCGAGGTCGAGAACGAGGCCCTCCTGGAGTGGCTCAGGACCGCCGACGCCACCAGCACCTGGACGACCTCCGTCTGCAGTGGCTCGCTGCTCCTCGGCGCCGCGGGCCTCCTGGAGGGCCGCCGCGCCACCTCGCACTGGCTCACCCTGGACTTCCTGCCGCAGTACGGTGCCGAACCCACGGGCGAGCGGGTCGTACCGGACGGCAAGTACATCACCGCGGCCGGTGTCTCCTCCGGCATCGACATGGGCCTGACCCTGATCGGGAAGATCGCCGGCGACGAACACGCCCAGGCCGTCCAGCTGCTCACCGAGTACGACCCGCAGCCGCCCTACGACGCCGGCTCGCCGCAGAAGGCGCCCGCGCACCTCGTCGAGGAGTTCCGTACGAACAGCCGCTTCAGCCTGGTGTAG
- a CDS encoding phosphocholine cytidylyltransferase family protein: MIGLVLAAGAGRRLRPYTDSLPKALVPVGPAGIEGEPTVLDLTLGNFAEIGLTEVAVIVGYRKEAVYARKEALEQKYGLKLTLIDNDKAEEWNNAYSLWCGRDALKDGVILANGDTVHPVSVEKTLLAARGDGKKIILALDTVKSLADEEMKVVVDPAKGMTKITKLMDPAEATGEYIGVTLIEGDAAPELADALKAVWETDPQQFYEHGYQELVNRGFRIDVAPIGDVKWVEIDNHDDLARGREIACLY; this comes from the coding sequence ATGATCGGCCTCGTGCTGGCGGCCGGCGCCGGACGGCGTCTGCGCCCCTACACCGACAGCCTTCCCAAGGCTCTGGTGCCGGTGGGGCCCGCGGGCATAGAGGGCGAACCCACGGTTCTCGACCTGACTCTCGGCAACTTCGCCGAGATCGGTCTGACCGAGGTCGCGGTCATCGTCGGCTACCGCAAGGAGGCCGTGTACGCGCGCAAGGAAGCCCTTGAGCAGAAGTACGGTCTGAAGCTCACCCTCATCGACAACGACAAGGCTGAGGAGTGGAACAACGCCTACTCCCTGTGGTGCGGTCGTGACGCCCTCAAGGACGGCGTGATCCTCGCCAACGGCGACACCGTGCACCCGGTCTCCGTCGAGAAGACGCTGCTTGCCGCCCGTGGCGACGGCAAGAAGATCATCCTCGCGCTGGACACGGTGAAGAGCCTGGCCGACGAGGAGATGAAGGTCGTCGTCGACCCCGCGAAGGGCATGACGAAGATCACCAAGCTGATGGACCCCGCCGAGGCGACCGGTGAGTACATCGGCGTGACCCTCATCGAGGGCGACGCCGCCCCCGAGCTGGCCGACGCCCTCAAGGCGGTGTGGGAGACGGACCCGCAGCAGTTCTACGAGCACGGCTACCAGGAGCTCGTGAACCGCGGCTTCCGCATCGACGTGGCGCCGATCGGCGACGTCAAGTGGGTGGAGATCGACAACCACGACGATCTCGCCCGCGGACGGGAGATCGCGTGCCTGTACTGA
- a CDS encoding iron-containing alcohol dehydrogenase family protein, with amino-acid sequence MPVLTRLIPSPVVVDIRPGALDDLACVLADERISHSGKLAIAVSNGSGARLKERLAPALPGATWYEVGGGTLDDAVQLAGAIRAGHYDAVVGLGGGKIIDCAKFAAARVGLPLVAVPTNLAHDGLCSPVATLDNDAGRGSYGVPNPIAVVIDLDVIRDAPVRFVRAGIGDAISNISAIADWELANRVKGEKIDGLAAAIARQAGEAVLRHPGGIGDTDFLQVLAEALVLSGIAMSVSGDSRPSSGACHEINHAFDLLYPKRAAAHGEQCGLGAAFAMYLRGAHEESAYMAEVLRRHGLPVLPEEIGFTDDEFVRVVEFAPQTRPGRYTILEHLDLTTDQIKDIYADYVKAIGS; translated from the coding sequence GTGCCTGTACTGACCCGGCTGATTCCCTCGCCGGTGGTCGTGGACATCCGCCCGGGTGCCCTCGACGACCTGGCCTGTGTGCTCGCCGACGAACGCATCTCGCACTCCGGCAAGCTGGCCATCGCGGTCAGCAACGGCTCCGGCGCCCGGCTCAAGGAGCGGCTCGCTCCCGCGCTGCCCGGCGCCACCTGGTACGAGGTCGGCGGCGGCACCCTCGACGACGCGGTCCAGCTGGCCGGTGCCATAAGGGCCGGCCACTACGACGCGGTCGTCGGGCTCGGCGGCGGCAAGATCATCGACTGCGCCAAGTTCGCCGCGGCGCGCGTCGGCCTGCCCCTGGTCGCCGTACCGACGAACCTGGCGCACGACGGTCTGTGCTCGCCGGTCGCCACCCTCGACAACGACGCCGGGCGCGGCTCCTACGGTGTGCCGAACCCGATCGCGGTCGTCATCGACCTGGACGTCATCCGTGACGCCCCGGTGCGCTTCGTGCGGGCCGGGATCGGTGACGCCATCTCCAACATCTCCGCGATCGCGGACTGGGAGCTGGCGAACCGCGTCAAGGGCGAGAAGATCGACGGCCTCGCGGCGGCGATCGCCCGGCAGGCGGGCGAGGCGGTGCTGCGCCACCCCGGCGGCATCGGGGACACCGACTTCCTCCAGGTGCTGGCCGAGGCGCTGGTGCTCAGCGGTATCGCCATGTCGGTGTCGGGCGACTCCCGCCCGTCCTCCGGCGCGTGCCACGAGATCAACCACGCCTTCGACCTGCTGTACCCGAAGCGTGCCGCCGCCCACGGCGAGCAGTGCGGACTGGGCGCGGCCTTCGCGATGTACCTGCGCGGAGCCCACGAGGAGTCGGCCTACATGGCCGAGGTGCTGCGTCGGCACGGGCTGCCGGTACTGCCGGAGGAGATCGGCTTCACGGACGACGAATTCGTCCGCGTCGTGGAGTTCGCTCCGCAGACCAGGCCCGGCCGCTACACGATCCTCGAACACCTCGACCTGACAACCGACCAGATCAAGGACATCTACGCCGACTATGTCAAGGCCATCGGTAGCTGA
- the galE gene encoding UDP-glucose 4-epimerase GalE: MTWLITGGAGYIGAHVARAMTDAGERVLALDDLSAGYPARLPADVPLVEGSSLDGDLLKRVFAEHAVTGVVHLAARKQVGESVAQPTRYYRENVGGLATLLEAVAEAGIKRFLFSSSAAVYGNPDVDLITEGTPCAPVNPYGETKLTGEWLVRAAGRAHGISTVCLRYFNVAGAASPELADTGVFNIVPMVFDRLTRDEAPRIFGDDYPTPDGTCVRDYIHVADLAEAHLAAARRLTEADAGGDLTVNIGRGEGVSVRELITVIGEVTGDARPAVVEARRPGDAPRAVASAALAAEELGWTARRGVPEMVESAWQGWLLHHGGRAAG; encoded by the coding sequence ATGACATGGCTGATCACAGGCGGAGCCGGCTACATCGGAGCACATGTGGCGCGGGCCATGACCGACGCCGGGGAGCGGGTCCTCGCACTGGACGACCTCTCGGCCGGGTATCCCGCACGGCTCCCCGCGGACGTCCCGCTCGTCGAGGGCTCGTCGCTGGACGGTGACCTGCTGAAGCGGGTGTTCGCGGAGCATGCGGTAACCGGTGTGGTGCATCTCGCGGCGCGCAAGCAGGTCGGCGAGTCCGTGGCACAGCCGACCCGCTACTACAGGGAGAACGTGGGCGGCCTCGCCACGCTCCTGGAGGCGGTCGCCGAGGCGGGGATCAAGCGGTTCCTGTTCTCGTCGTCCGCGGCGGTGTACGGCAACCCGGACGTGGACCTCATCACGGAGGGCACTCCGTGCGCTCCGGTGAACCCGTACGGCGAGACCAAGCTCACCGGGGAGTGGCTGGTGCGGGCGGCGGGCCGGGCGCACGGTATCTCGACGGTGTGCCTGCGCTACTTCAACGTCGCGGGCGCCGCGTCGCCGGAGCTGGCCGACACGGGTGTCTTCAACATCGTCCCCATGGTCTTCGACCGGCTCACCCGGGACGAGGCCCCGCGGATCTTCGGCGACGACTATCCGACGCCGGACGGCACCTGCGTCCGCGACTACATCCATGTCGCCGACCTCGCCGAGGCGCACCTGGCGGCGGCCCGGCGGCTCACCGAAGCGGACGCGGGCGGCGATCTGACGGTCAACATCGGTCGTGGCGAGGGCGTCTCCGTGCGCGAGCTGATCACCGTGATCGGAGAAGTCACCGGCGACGCACGCCCCGCCGTCGTCGAGGCCCGGCGCCCCGGGGACGCCCCGCGCGCGGTCGCGTCGGCCGCGCTGGCCGCCGAGGAGCTCGGCTGGACGGCTCGGCGCGGGGTACCCGAGATGGTCGAGTCGGCGTGGCAGGGGTGGCTGCTGCACCACGGCGGCCGAGCAGCCGGATGA
- a CDS encoding enoyl-CoA hydratase/isomerase family protein — MEPQLLHCVTDSVATVVIHHPAKRNAMTAAMWRALPPLLGTLAADPGVRALVLTGEGGTFCAGADISTLQGSPQEAQGLAVAAEEALAAFPKPTLAAVRGHCVGGGSQLAAACDLRFAEEGSLFGVTPAKLGIVYPASSTRRLAALVGPAATKYLLFSGELIGTERALRAGLVDEVLPEGELGKRVAEFTRILASRSQLTQAAAKEFADGRTDRDDHWAEQARGSGDTAEGVAAFLERRQPRFTWNVPTPG, encoded by the coding sequence ATGGAGCCCCAGCTGCTGCACTGCGTCACCGACTCGGTGGCCACCGTCGTCATCCACCATCCGGCCAAGCGCAACGCCATGACGGCCGCGATGTGGCGGGCGCTGCCGCCGCTGCTCGGCACCCTGGCCGCCGATCCGGGCGTACGGGCGCTGGTGCTCACCGGTGAGGGCGGGACGTTCTGTGCGGGCGCCGACATCTCCACGCTCCAGGGCTCGCCGCAGGAGGCTCAGGGGCTGGCGGTGGCCGCCGAGGAGGCGCTGGCGGCCTTTCCGAAGCCGACGCTGGCGGCGGTCCGGGGGCACTGCGTGGGCGGCGGGTCGCAGCTGGCGGCGGCGTGCGATCTGCGGTTCGCCGAGGAGGGGTCGCTGTTCGGGGTGACACCGGCGAAGCTCGGGATCGTGTATCCGGCGTCCTCCACGCGCCGGTTGGCAGCGCTGGTGGGCCCGGCCGCCACCAAGTACCTGCTGTTCTCGGGCGAGTTGATCGGCACGGAGCGGGCCCTGCGTGCGGGCCTGGTGGACGAGGTGCTGCCCGAGGGCGAACTCGGCAAGCGGGTGGCGGAGTTCACCCGGATCCTCGCCTCCCGCTCGCAGCTGACGCAGGCCGCGGCGAAGGAGTTCGCGGACGGGCGCACCGACCGCGACGATCACTGGGCGGAGCAGGCGCGCGGAAGCGGCGACACCGCGGAGGGCGTCGCCGCGTTCCTGGAGCGCAGGCAGCCGCGCTTCACCTGGAACGTGCCTACACCAGGCTGA
- a CDS encoding SCO6745 family protein → MTTSALEPRAARRCHNMLNSLHSTSYFAPETGKELGDLGITHPRAVNFAVRAAALGPVGAGAVTATFYNYKYDLVARHVPAVWAIASPQDVLAARARAVDAALRRLLGEETVTSPEMAEAAHLALQATEACSRSARPLYSAHADLPVPEETHLAYFHATTLLREHRGDGHLAVLMSEGLDGLEAVVTHTATGKGMTPKWVCSTRGWTREDWDAASDRLRERGLLDDTGDLTPAGVALRERIESETDRLDRAPYEHLGAERVARLTELATGFTRAVVAAGAFPQDLLGKS, encoded by the coding sequence ATGACTACTTCCGCCCTGGAACCGCGTGCCGCCCGCCGCTGCCACAACATGCTCAACTCCCTGCACTCCACGTCCTACTTCGCCCCCGAGACGGGGAAGGAGCTGGGCGACCTCGGGATCACGCACCCCAGGGCCGTCAACTTCGCGGTCAGGGCGGCCGCGCTGGGCCCGGTCGGGGCGGGTGCGGTGACGGCGACGTTCTACAACTACAAATACGACCTGGTGGCCCGGCACGTACCGGCGGTCTGGGCGATCGCGTCCCCGCAGGACGTACTGGCGGCACGCGCGCGTGCGGTCGATGCGGCGCTGCGTCGGCTGCTGGGCGAGGAGACGGTGACGTCCCCGGAGATGGCGGAGGCCGCGCACCTGGCGCTCCAGGCCACCGAGGCCTGTTCCCGCAGCGCCCGGCCCCTGTACTCGGCGCACGCGGACCTGCCGGTCCCCGAGGAGACCCACCTGGCCTACTTCCACGCCACGACGCTGCTGCGCGAGCACCGGGGTGACGGGCACCTCGCCGTACTGATGTCCGAGGGGCTCGACGGCCTCGAAGCCGTGGTGACCCACACGGCGACCGGCAAGGGAATGACGCCGAAGTGGGTGTGCAGCACGCGCGGCTGGACCCGGGAGGACTGGGACGCGGCGTCCGACCGCCTGCGCGAGCGCGGCCTCCTGGACGACACGGGTGACCTCACCCCGGCGGGCGTCGCCCTGCGCGAACGCATCGAGTCCGAGACGGACCGCCTCGACCGGGCTCCGTACGAACACCTCGGCGCGGAGCGGGTCGCCCGCCTCACGGAGCTCGCCACGGGGTTCACCCGCGCGGTGGTGGCGGCGGGGGCGTTCCCCCAGGACCTCCTCGGCAAGTCCTGA
- a CDS encoding DUF5941 domain-containing protein — MSTAILTGQPVPGSSLEGDLRSLGYDVRVAADTADAETLLAQVPGDQRVAVVDARFVGHLHALRLGLTDPRFPLAAIPGAVTAQSAGRQALTRAMARENSAGGGTAVAVDSLADRIVTALDHDGTDVHRPELGSLVAAVPADPQARNEARQAVAAVDDEAVRLKSAVKSRDGFFTTFCISPYSRYIARWCARRGLTPNQVTTASLITALIAAGCAATGTRGGFVAAGVLLIASFVLDCTDGQLARYSLQYSTLGAWLDATFDRAKEYAYYAGLALGAARGGDDVWALALGAMILQTCRHVVDFSFNEANHDATANTSPTAALSDKLDSVGWTVWVRRMIVLPIGERWAMIAVLTAVTTPRITFYVLLVGCAFAATYTTAGRVLRSLTRKARRTDRAAQALADLADSGPLAQSLAGVFKNAASRLPGIAAPAVALLGGLVLLGLAAQPGFGGPSAVVGAVVYAVTSALAVARPLKGALDWLVPPFFRAAEYGVVLLLAAKAEVNGALPAAFGLVAAVAYHHYDTVYRIRGNAGAPPAWLVRAIGGHEGRTLLVTVLAAVLSASQFSVALTVLAVAVALVVLVESIRFWVSSGAPAVHDEGEPA; from the coding sequence TTGTCGACCGCCATCCTCACCGGTCAGCCGGTGCCCGGATCGTCGCTCGAGGGCGATCTGCGGTCCCTCGGCTACGACGTGCGGGTCGCCGCCGACACCGCGGACGCCGAGACCCTGCTCGCCCAGGTGCCCGGCGACCAGCGGGTCGCCGTGGTCGACGCCCGCTTCGTCGGCCACCTGCACGCGCTGCGCCTCGGCCTGACCGACCCCCGCTTCCCGCTCGCCGCGATCCCGGGCGCCGTGACGGCCCAGTCGGCCGGACGCCAGGCGCTGACCCGGGCGATGGCTCGCGAGAACTCCGCGGGCGGCGGTACGGCAGTCGCCGTCGACAGCCTCGCCGACCGCATCGTCACCGCCCTCGACCACGACGGCACCGACGTGCACCGCCCTGAGCTCGGCAGCCTGGTCGCCGCCGTCCCGGCCGACCCGCAGGCCCGCAACGAGGCCCGGCAGGCCGTCGCCGCCGTCGACGACGAGGCCGTACGCCTGAAGTCGGCCGTGAAGTCCCGCGACGGCTTCTTCACCACCTTCTGCATCAGCCCGTACTCCCGCTACATCGCCCGCTGGTGCGCCCGCCGGGGCCTGACCCCCAACCAGGTCACCACCGCCTCCCTCATCACCGCGCTCATCGCGGCGGGCTGCGCGGCCACCGGCACCCGGGGCGGGTTCGTCGCGGCCGGCGTCCTGCTGATCGCGTCCTTCGTCCTCGACTGCACCGACGGCCAGCTCGCCCGCTACTCCCTGCAGTACTCCACGCTCGGCGCCTGGCTCGACGCAACCTTCGACCGGGCCAAGGAGTACGCCTACTACGCCGGCCTCGCGCTGGGAGCCGCCCGCGGCGGTGACGACGTATGGGCCCTGGCCCTCGGCGCGATGATCCTGCAGACCTGCCGGCACGTCGTCGACTTCTCCTTCAACGAGGCCAACCACGACGCCACCGCGAACACCAGCCCCACCGCCGCCCTCTCCGACAAACTCGACAGCGTCGGCTGGACGGTGTGGGTGCGCCGGATGATCGTCCTGCCGATCGGCGAGCGCTGGGCGATGATCGCCGTGCTCACGGCCGTCACAACGCCCCGGATCACCTTCTACGTCCTGCTCGTCGGCTGTGCCTTCGCGGCGACGTACACCACGGCGGGGCGGGTGCTGCGGTCGCTGACGCGGAAGGCGCGTCGCACCGACCGGGCCGCGCAGGCGCTGGCCGACCTCGCGGACTCGGGGCCGCTCGCGCAGAGCCTTGCCGGGGTCTTCAAGAACGCCGCGAGCCGGCTGCCCGGCATCGCCGCCCCCGCCGTGGCCCTCCTCGGCGGTCTCGTCCTCCTCGGCCTGGCCGCGCAGCCCGGCTTCGGCGGGCCCTCGGCGGTCGTCGGCGCCGTCGTCTACGCGGTCACCTCGGCCCTGGCCGTCGCCCGCCCCCTCAAGGGCGCCCTCGACTGGCTGGTCCCGCCCTTCTTCCGGGCCGCCGAGTACGGCGTCGTTCTGCTGCTCGCAGCCAAAGCCGAGGTAAACGGAGCCCTTCCTGCGGCTTTCGGCCTGGTGGCCGCTGTCGCCTACCATCACTACGACACGGTGTACCGCATCCGCGGCAACGCCGGAGCGCCCCCGGCCTGGCTGGTGCGCGCCATCGGGGGGCACGAAGGACGGACGCTGCTCGTCACCGTCCTCGCCGCGGTGCTCTCCGCCTCGCAGTTCAGTGTCGCGCTCACGGTGCTCGCCGTGGCCGTGGCCCTCGTGGTGCTCGTCGAGAGCATCCGCTTCTGGGTGTCCTCCGGGGCACCCGCCGTTCACGATGAAGGAGAACCCGCATGA
- a CDS encoding ATP-binding protein translates to MENHGRGSGPRPAGGADEPLVQRPLNPLPYEGVWRFTAPAVDASVPQARHAVRDLLYRQGVPVPDDLVQGVLLIVSELVTNAVRHAALLSPTLAVEVAVGAEWLRVSVEDNHPYRPTALEADHGQTGGRGLLLVREVTREAGGVCDVEHTASGGKVIWAAVPLKPARVP, encoded by the coding sequence ATGGAGAACCACGGGCGCGGGTCCGGCCCACGCCCAGCAGGCGGCGCGGACGAGCCCCTCGTCCAGCGGCCGCTGAATCCACTGCCGTACGAGGGCGTCTGGCGGTTCACCGCCCCGGCTGTCGACGCCTCGGTCCCGCAGGCTCGGCACGCCGTTCGGGACCTGCTGTACCGCCAGGGCGTGCCGGTCCCCGACGATCTGGTCCAGGGGGTGCTGCTGATCGTGTCGGAGCTGGTCACGAACGCCGTCCGGCACGCGGCGCTGCTGTCGCCGACGCTCGCCGTGGAGGTCGCCGTCGGTGCCGAGTGGCTGCGGGTGTCCGTGGAGGACAACCACCCCTACCGCCCGACCGCCCTGGAGGCCGACCACGGCCAGACCGGCGGCCGAGGCCTGCTCCTGGTGCGCGAGGTGACCCGGGAGGCCGGCGGCGTGTGCGACGTCGAGCACACGGCGAGCGGCGGCAAGGTGATCTGGGCCGCCGTGCCGCTCAAACCCGCGCGCGTGCCCTAG